In candidate division TA06 bacterium, a single window of DNA contains:
- a CDS encoding DUF4872 domain-containing protein → MLVFYSDLSWPEVQDKVCCTHSPDLPGSRFPNGFWHKFHIKTGVCQMNILKGFQNLIGEHCATTALRQVFACTGIRLSEEMLLGLGEGIGFSHRKEKGSKFPLMSMRGAGLLEFEANVCKRLGIKMRAVKVKAKNQAEKDLLRMVEKGDPAYIYVDMKHLPYARGKIVCHIGTHSVVVAGVDAITKTVIVADKHGALQDVSLVSLAEARYSAWSPSQHDNTMLKFTYPKTLSPIASAIESAAAEAARCMLSSRDKNSGVRGIRFFAERILSWPDEFGAKDAAAAFRNVSVLIDESETGGGGFRKMYGRFLGEASRMLKDEELSALAASVTGLGRKWSTAASKLREVKPKGMEDKVSSISKKISEIADSEEAVWERLKKIFE, encoded by the coding sequence ATGCTAGTTTTTTATTCAGATTTGAGTTGGCCGGAGGTGCAAGATAAGGTCTGCTGTACTCACTCTCCTGATTTGCCTGGTTCTCGCTTCCCAAATGGGTTTTGGCATAAGTTTCACATCAAAACTGGTGTTTGTCAGATGAATATCTTAAAGGGGTTTCAGAATTTGATAGGCGAACATTGCGCGACAACCGCACTGAGGCAGGTATTTGCCTGCACAGGGATAAGGTTGAGCGAGGAGATGCTGCTCGGCCTTGGAGAGGGGATAGGTTTTTCTCACAGGAAGGAAAAAGGCAGCAAATTCCCCCTGATGAGCATGAGAGGGGCCGGTCTGCTTGAGTTTGAGGCGAATGTCTGTAAGAGACTGGGCATAAAGATGAGGGCTGTGAAGGTAAAGGCAAAGAACCAGGCTGAGAAGGATTTGCTAAGGATGGTGGAAAAGGGAGACCCTGCCTACATATATGTTGACATGAAACACCTTCCGTATGCGCGGGGGAAGATAGTTTGTCATATTGGCACTCATTCGGTAGTGGTTGCAGGCGTTGATGCGATCACCAAGACTGTTATAGTGGCAGACAAACATGGCGCTCTTCAGGATGTGTCCCTTGTTTCGCTTGCAGAGGCCCGATACTCAGCTTGGAGCCCCTCTCAGCATGATAACACGATGCTTAAGTTCACGTATCCGAAGACACTCTCCCCAATAGCGTCTGCAATAGAATCGGCAGCGGCTGAAGCTGCCCGGTGTATGCTCAGCTCACGTGACAAGAATTCGGGCGTTCGAGGAATAAGATTCTTTGCCGAGAGAATCCTGTCCTGGCCAGATGAGTTTGGTGCGAAAGACGCGGCCGCTGCCTTCAGGAATGTTTCCGTGTTGATTGACGAGTCTGAAACTGGTGGTGGTGGTTTCAGAAAGATGTACGGCCGATTTCTGGGCGAGGCATCTCGGATGCTAAAAGATGAAGAACTCTCCGCCCTTGCCGCTTCGGTCACAGGTCTGGGGAGGAAGTGGTCGACTGCGGCCTCGAAGCTGAGAGAGGTGAAGCCGAAAGGGATGGAGGACAAAGTCTCTTCGATTTCCAAGAAGATATCCGAGATCGCTGATTCTGAAGAGGCCGTCTGGGAAAGGCTGAAGAAGATTTTTGAATAG
- the bamD gene encoding outer membrane protein assembly factor BamD produces the protein MLRLTSIGLCLLTLLPCAPLLAYGVSLDFAEHLYDSGQYEDAITEYRRFAFLNPGSKSVSYAYYKMGLAYRNERQWDGSALALEQSIRTALNDSIRTEREISLAVVTTAKGEFDLAEFQLIRIELYSRFPALRRKAAFLRGINCLYQFKWEKARHAFQVCFEDTSQPFEFSQHASRIDSLILLAEHSPQKNPNVAKWLSTFLPGVGQFYAEDWRNGVNALAINSATGYLFINNIAQHHWKDATMTYLFLFNRYYLGNKYHAAKSAGDFNRRVNEESAERILDLFETNPE, from the coding sequence ATGCTCAGGCTCACTAGTATTGGCCTCTGTCTTCTTACGCTTCTGCCATGCGCACCGCTACTGGCATATGGTGTGTCGCTCGACTTTGCCGAGCATCTCTACGATTCTGGGCAATACGAGGATGCCATAACAGAGTACAGAAGATTCGCGTTCCTGAATCCCGGCAGCAAAAGTGTCAGTTACGCCTACTACAAGATGGGATTGGCGTATCGCAACGAGAGACAGTGGGATGGATCAGCTCTAGCACTTGAGCAGTCGATTAGAACTGCCCTGAACGATAGCATCAGGACCGAAAGAGAAATATCCCTTGCAGTAGTTACAACGGCAAAGGGAGAATTCGACCTTGCAGAGTTCCAGCTTATCAGGATAGAGCTTTACAGTAGATTCCCGGCGCTGAGACGCAAGGCGGCCTTCCTCAGGGGGATCAACTGTCTATATCAATTCAAGTGGGAAAAAGCGAGGCACGCCTTTCAGGTGTGCTTCGAAGATACTTCGCAACCCTTTGAATTCTCCCAACACGCAAGTCGCATAGATTCACTCATTTTGCTGGCAGAACATTCTCCCCAAAAGAATCCTAATGTGGCGAAGTGGTTATCCACTTTCCTCCCTGGGGTAGGTCAGTTCTACGCCGAGGACTGGCGAAACGGCGTGAATGCACTTGCCATCAACTCTGCAACCGGCTACTTGTTTATCAACAACATTGCCCAACATCACTGGAAGGATGCCACCATGACATACCTCTTTCTGTTCAATCGGTACTACCTTGGCAACAAATATCACGCCGCCAAAAGCGCCGGAGATTTCAACAGACGTGTGAATGAGGAATCTGCTGAACGTATTCTGGACCTCTTCGAAACAAATCCAGAGTGA